A genome region from Passer domesticus isolate bPasDom1 chromosome 27, bPasDom1.hap1, whole genome shotgun sequence includes the following:
- the LOC135286785 gene encoding gametocyte-specific factor 1-like: MGLFRLSIPQHLRAVSGSRCGLGPSGGPGPGRPRWRCRGNRDWAGRARPARPHSPPHSQPRGGSQPTPAAGLQARSDRQPTPQPPPQPTPRQIRLRTLPQSGPRPAMELEEDLDMLDPERLIQCPLVKHHWIRARRFPYHLVKCKESNPEIAKKLATCPFNARHLVPQAELSNHIMNCNDKAFVEQDVVSRSCESPQEQLNNGSTWQAPPCAEDWETDLLEGSESTFVWGVINSTVNSTISDQNNSLPSRMRPPETLPYSVSAGLIRSISSSPWNLVLPQQ, encoded by the exons atGGGCTTATTTCGGCTGAGCATTCCCCAGCACCTGAGGGCGGTTTCAGGGTCGCGCTGTGGGCTCGGGCCCAgcggcggccccgggcccggccgcccCCGATGGCGTTGCCGCGGCAACCGTGACTGGGCGGGAAGGGCGAGACCGGCCcggccccacagcccaccccACAGCCAACCCCGAGGCGGATCCCAGCCCACCCCCGCAGCCGGCCTCCAGGCGCGCTCGGACCGACAGCCGACTCCACAGCCGCCCCCACAACCAACCCCGAGGCAGATTCGACTCCGCACTCTGCCCCAGAGCGGACCCCGGCCGGCCATGGAGCTCGAGGAGGACTTGG ATATGTTGGATCCAGAGAGGTTAATCCAGTGCCCCTTGGTTAAACACCACTGGATCAGAGCACGGCGGTTTCCCTATCACCTGGTGAAGTGTAAGGAG AGCAACCCTGAAATTGCAAAGAAATTGGCCACGTGTCCCTTCAACGCTCGTcacctggttcctcaggctgaaCTCAGCAACCACATCATGAACTGCAATGACAAAGCCTTTGTAGAGCAAGATGTGG TGAGCCGGTCCTGTGAgtccccacaggagcagctgaatAATGGGAGCACATGGCAGGCACCTCCATGTGCTGAAGACTGGGAAACAG ACTTGCTGGAGGGATCTGAGTCTACTTTTGTGTGGGGTGTGATCAACTCTACCGTGAACAG CACCATCAGTGACCAGAACAACTCCTTGCCCTCGCGGATGCGGCCCCCTGAGACCCTCCCGTACAGCGTGTCTGCAGGCCT AATTCGGAGTATTAGTTCCTCCCCGTGGAACTTAGTTTTACCCCAGCAGTAA
- the LOC135286644 gene encoding feather keratin 1-like produces the protein MSCYSPCRPCQPCGPTPLANSCNEPCVRQCQDSTVAIQPSAVVVTLPGPILSSFPQNTAVGSSTSAAVGSILSSQGVPISSGGFGLSGLGSGLCGIRGLPC, from the coding sequence ATGTCCTGCTACAGCCCGTGccggccctgccagccctgtggcccCACCCCGCTGGCCAACAGCTGCAATGAGCCctgtgtcaggcagtgccaggactCCACCGTGGCCATCCAGCCCTCGGCCGTGGTGGTGACCCTGCCCGggcccatcctcagctccttcccacagaACACCGCCGTGggatcctccacctctgctgctgttggcagcatcctcagctctcagggagtgcccatcagctctgggggctttggcCTCTCTGGCCTGGGCAGTGGCCTCTGTGGCATCAGGGGCCTCCCctgctga
- the LOC135286657 gene encoding feather keratin Cos1-2-like: protein MSCYSPCRPCQPCGPTPLANSCNEPCVRQCQDSTVAIQPSAVVVTLPGPILSSFPQNTVVGSSTSAAVGSILSSQGVPISSGGFGLSGLGSGLCGIRGLPC, encoded by the coding sequence ATGTCCTGCTACAGCCCGTGccggccctgccagccctgtggcccCACCCCGCTGGCCAACAGCTGCAATGAGCCctgtgtcaggcagtgccaggactCCACCGTGGCCATCCAGCCCTCGGCCGTGGTGGTGACCCTGCCCGggcccatcctcagctccttcccacagaACACCGTGGTGggatcctccacctctgctgctgttggcagcatcctcagctctcagggagtgcccatcagctctgggggctttggcCTCTCTGGCCTGGGCAGTGGTCTCTGTGGCATCAGGGGCCTCCCctgctga
- the LOC135286522 gene encoding feather keratin Cos1-2-like: MSCYSPCRPCQPCGPTPLANSCNEPCVRQCQDSTVAIQPSAVVVTLPGPILSSFPQNTAVGSSTSAAVGSILSSQGVPINSGGLGLSGLGSGLCGFPC, from the coding sequence ATGTCCTGCTACAGCCCGTGccggccctgccagccctgtggcccCACCCCGCTGGCCAACAGCTGCAATGAGCCctgtgtcaggcagtgccaggactCCACCGTGGCCATCCAGCCCTCGGCCGTGGTGGTGACCCTGCCCGggcccatcctcagctccttcccacagaACACCGCCGTGggatcctccacctctgctgctgtgggcagcatcctcagctctcagggagtGCCCATCAACTCTGGGGGCCTTGGCCTCTCTGGCCTGGGCAGTGGTCTCTGTGGCTTCCCCTGCTga